The Oreochromis niloticus isolate F11D_XX linkage group LG4, O_niloticus_UMD_NMBU, whole genome shotgun sequence DNA segment CTAGAGGGTACACGAAGAGAGTGCCAGAATTAGAGAATTAATTCTGGCACTCTCTGACCAGAATTAAAGGGCAGTGATGGGAAGCTTTGGTATATCCCTCACCATGGGGTTTACCATCCTACCAAGGGGAAGATGCAGGTCGTCTTCGACTGTGCAGCATCATTCCAGGGTGTCTCTCTTAATGCACAGCTCCTGAGTGGCCCTGACTTAACAAATGCTTTGGTTGGAGTACTGAAGAGGTTCAGAAAAGAGCCTATTGTTTTGATGTCTGACATCCAGGCTATGTTTCACCAGGTGCATGTGCCAGAGGAAGATGCTGACCTATTGAGATTTCTCTGGTGGCCTAGTGGTGACTTCAGAGCATGCAAGAGTACAGGATGGGTGTTCATTTGTTTGGGGCAACATCCTCTCCGAGCTGTGCTAACTATGCCCTGCGGAAGTGCgcagaggacaacaaagcataCTTCAGCCAGCAGGTGATTGACACCATTCTGCATAGTTTTTATGTGGACGACTGCCTCGCTTCAATAGGCTCTGAAGACAAAGCCATCAATCTTTACTCAGATCTCAGAGATATCTGTGCCAGGGGTGGCTTCCACTTAACAAAGTGGATGAGTAATAGCTGCAGCATTCTGGCAGTTATACATGAGGAGGAAAGAGCAAAGAAAGTTAAGGACATAGACCTGGATCGTGACCTGTTGAGCGAGCATTGGGACTTAAATGCAGTCAGATGCATTTAAGTTCTGCATATCCATCTCAAATAGGCCATTGACCCAAAGAGGGATCCTCTCCATAGTAAGCACCTTCTATGACCCTCTGGGGTTCCTTGCTCCTGTCATCTTCACAGCGAAGAGGATCCTTCAAGATCTGTGCCAGAGGGGGATAGGATGGGATGATGCTATACCATCGGCGGTTGCTCCTGAGTGGAAAAGCTGGGTGGAAGAATTGCATCTCTTGGACAAAATCAGCACCAAACAATGATCAAAACCTGATTTTGGAGAGACAACCACTGCTCAGTTACACCACTTTGCAGATGCGAGTGAGAAGGGGTAtggcgcttacctgctgctgcACACCAgtcgctcacagacacacagttcCTTCATAATGGGAAAGTCCAGAGTGGCACCTTTAAAACCAGTCACAATCCACCGCATGGAATTGATGCCAGCAGTGGTAGCAGTTCGCGAGGATAGAATGTGGAGGAGGGAGTTGAGACTACTTCTCCTAAACTCAGTATTTTGGACAGACAGCACCGCAGTGTTGAAATATATCAATAATGAGACTTCCaggttctgtgtttttgtggcgAACCAAGTGTCAGAGATCCTCAAGGCTTCTAGTGCCTCCCAGTGGAGGAATGTGAACACAACGCATAACCCTGCAGACTTTGCCTCCAGAGGTATGAAGGCAGAGACCTTTCTACGTGACACTGAATGGATATCTGGTCCTACATTTTGTTACACAGCCAGAGAACAATTGGCCTGTGAACCCagagaacttgcaagaacttTCACATGAAGATCCTGAAGTTAAGGTGTCTGCTGCCATCAACATCTCACAAGCACATTATGATGATCATTCTCTGACCCTTTTAATCCATTGTGCCTCATTCTGGACTCGTCTCATCAGGGTGATGGGTTGGATTTTGAGGTTCGAGACATTGCTATTACATCGCAGGAAGAACAAGACACACTTCCAGTCTCCATCTGATACAACTCAGTCTGAAGCTGCTCATCATAGGGTTGAGTTGTGCTACGGCTTTCTTTCATTGTGAGAGGTTGAGGATGCTGAGATGCAAACAATCAAGTTCGGTCAGAGGAAAAGATATCCCGAAAGGATATTCCTGCCTCCAAAGGGGAGACACTGTGAAACGAAGCAGCCACATACATAAGTTGAATCCTGTTCTGGAGGATGATGTGCTGCGGGCTGTCGGACGTCTGAGTAGAGCTGTCATGTCAGAAGATTCCAAGCATCCTGTCATAATCGCTAAAGATcttcacatttgtttttaaaaaatgtttatttataagaTTTTAAGTTCAAAGATGTTCATGTTTCTAATCTCATTCTGAAGCATATTCATAAAGAAGTGGTTCATGGTGAAAGGAACCACATACTCTCGGAACTGCATCATAAATACTGGATTCCTGGTGCTGGTACTTTGATTAGAAACATGTCGAGGTGTGTGACCTGTAGAAGGTTTCATGGAGCTGCAGGCCAGCAGCAGATGGCTGACTTGCATGAAAGCAGAGTGACTCATGAGACATCCTCGTTTAGCTTTGTTGGAGTGGACAATTTTGGTCCATTTGAGGTGAAACATGGGAGAAGTCTTATGAAGCGGTATGGCGttattttcacttgtttggCTATTAGAGCCCCTGGCTCTAATAGCCTTAATTAAATTGACATGTTTACAGGCAAATACCAAAAATCACTTTTTTCGGACGACAACTACAGAAGAAGACATGTTTTCAAATTGTCTTGCTTTGTTActttttcattaaatatttatgAAAGCTTCAAACTCACATGAACAATCCACTTGATCACTAGATTTGACTTTGGTGACAAAAGATCAAAGGCTTACGAACTCTAAAGCTAAATCTGGTGATAAGTGACTGGTGGAGGCTTAGAGCCACATTCATTTAGAAAAGTTCACCGCAGAGCTCGATGAGATTCCAACCCTAATGTCctggtttgatttctttttgtgGGGATCTGATTTAAAGCATAAACTTGAGCTCATTTAATTTGATGTAGATTTAATAGAACTGAGTTTAGATTGTGAGGAAAACTAACTGAAATCTGAGTAAAGTTTTAACTTAATCACTCAAAGATACGTTTTGAAATCTCACACGTCAAATGACCTGAGTAGCTGAAAGTCCAGACTGTGAGAGTTTAAGTGTAAAACAAAAACGAAATAAAGGTATAACGTAGACatgcaaagaaacacaaaaatataagaagaatttttaattttgcacagCACAATAAAAAGGCAGCAAACAAAAATCAGCAAACAAAAATCAGATCACAAGAGATGATCAGCACCTGAGTACGGCATTGCACTGATTGTTTCCTCTACTCCTGCAGCAATAGTGTTTGTATATATGAAGACATTCaagcaaaataaagattttactTTAAGGTGGCACAACTGCTGATTTTGTGATTTGGCATTTTATCATATCATAAAGCTACTGTCAGCGTCAAAGGCACCAATGGCTGCACACAGGACaccctgaggaaaaaaaaacgtgTTTAGAAATAGATCGGAAATCTGTGTTTACCAGTGTTGAATGAAATCCTATAAAAAAGTGACAGCTGAGAAGAAAGGATATCTGCTCATGGGATGCAATAGCaaacatgcagaaaaaaaaattatctgctGGATGGACATGAAAAGGACAGATAAAACCGATGGGCGTGGACCTTCATTACCCTGAAAAAATCGCTGTCGCgcgcacacagtcacacactgaTGCTCATGGTTTGAAAAGAACGGGCTGCATCTTGACAAAGGTGAAGTTGTAATACTGTGGCAGGCCCTGGTGACTGATGCTGCTGAATTTGTCCCAAGAGAACGGCGGGAGTCCGTCCTGCGTTGTTGGCCCGTTCACTGCCTCCACACGGAAATCCCCAGCCAAGTGGAAATCTGTCACCTGCACAGTCAACAAAACGCCAAGAAGTAGAAAGCTGGGTAGAGCTTAAAAGCATCTGAATTCATGAAACCTGCATGACTGCTACTGATGAAAAGGCTATTGTGGTGCTCTGGGAATACCTTAGTGTCATAGCAGCCCTTTGGTGAAGGACCCTCTCCTCGCAGGTCTTTACGGCAACAGATGGACTTGCAGGGGTCACCCTGGGAGTACGGATCCTTCTTGTAGTCTGAAAACAAGCAAACCAAAAATATCATGCTTGCTCGAGCTACAGCTTGAGACTTGAGCTTCAGAATAGCTAAATAGGAAAAGGCCACGTAATTAGGTATACTTGTTCAACtacttgttaatgcaaatatctaatcagacAACAAAATACCAGCTCAGATAATCTCAAACTGCCTTTTTAAAGTGACaatttacacaaacaaaaaaaaaaagtactaaaGTGGCCTTCAGTGTCACTTAATCCACTAGATGTGATTTGCCTCCAGCGCTTTGTTGAATGTGTGCTTCTAACAAgatgtaactaatgaagtgtaCTGTAGCCAAATATCTAGCTTATGAAACAGCAACATACAAAGAGTCAGCAGAATGAGCTAAAACTAAGAAGCTGAGATGGAGCCACACACCATTGAATCTCATGATGTGCTTCAAGGATTCCAGGTCCTTAACATCACCCTGGTCACGGCGAAAGATCTTGGCTCTGGGACAGAGGTCATAGGAGAAGTCCTCTCCGTACTGCTCCGACATTTCTACGTAACCACTCATTGTGTAGATCTTCCGATGGAAAGGAACGTTGTAGGACGGCCAATAACCTGTTAGAAATGGATGTGGTGATGAAAGGAAATCACAGAAAAgtctaaaaatgaaataaaatacaattgaAAGTAGAAAATGATTAGCTACCTGTGCGCAGAGTCTGTGTCTGGTCCGAGTACTCCACCAAGCTGGGGATCTGCTCCACCACAGTCAGCGCACCGTCGTCGAGACTGTGGCCCAGCTTCACTTTGCTTCTGTCCAACACCATGTACTGATTGTTGTAGGTTCCTGCAAAGGTTGCAGGTGGATTTATGGTAGAGAAAAAAAGTCTGATAAGATGCCTTAGCATGAGTTAGCCTTTTCTATCAAAACAcagcacagtttttgtgcttcGTGTATAAAGATCCATGTACATAAGGCAGACATGCTCACCAGAGTTATACATGGAAAAGGTTTTGGCCCATTCTTCTCCAGTTTTTGCCAAACTGTGAGCCAGTCTGACCCTCTGCCAGGCCAGTAGGCTATTTGGGGTGATTGTCTGAAAAAGGGAGGCGTTGAAGACAACGTTGGTAGTCTGCGTCATCATCAGACCACTTCCCAAGAGGTAGAAGTCATCCAGCGACTCCAGGAAGCCTGAAGCCACAAATAAGCCACATTACAAACATGAGCTTTATGGATGATATAAGAAGATAAACATGTTCTTTTTCCAT contains these protein-coding regions:
- the LOC100698040 gene encoding phospholipase B-like 1 — translated: MSSLNWLHVCLLFIVAATFASADKLTAATVYWDPYHKLVKLKEGVMEVEGDAYGFLNDTLSSTGWSVLEIRAGYGETPETDEITFFLAGYLEGFLTAQQMMDHYTNMYPQLITDPKMLDPVQKFMEEQDSWVRQQVNKSSDPLWKHAGFIVAQLDGLQAGMAAWAEKQGKKPLTLFDVQFLNAVGDLLDLIPALVPSSYPSPRDFKLPGMGHCSALIKMLPGYENLLFAHSSWYIYAASMRIYKHWDFHITEPNTATGKLSFSSYPGFLESLDDFYLLGSGLMMTQTTNVVFNASLFQTITPNSLLAWQRVRLAHSLAKTGEEWAKTFSMYNSGTYNNQYMVLDRSKVKLGHSLDDGALTVVEQIPSLVEYSDQTQTLRTGYWPSYNVPFHRKIYTMSGYVEMSEQYGEDFSYDLCPRAKIFRRDQGDVKDLESLKHIMRFNDYKKDPYSQGDPCKSICCRKDLRGEGPSPKGCYDTKVTDFHLAGDFRVEAVNGPTTQDGLPPFSWDKFSSISHQGLPQYYNFTFVKMQPVLFKP